The Nitrospirota bacterium genome includes a region encoding these proteins:
- a CDS encoding DNA-binding response regulator — protein MIIDEVGFSRICAAILEFEGYGIETVGSDARPPLVFDAEKYGLVITSYPYGALLFDEIKRKNIATIILSDHINGELIGILEGFTNSYCMIKPLDYQKFRALVQQAMSGDFSNVQGGYNIV, from the coding sequence CCGCATCTGTGCGGCGATCCTCGAATTCGAGGGATACGGCATAGAGACGGTCGGCAGCGATGCTCGTCCGCCGCTCGTATTCGACGCCGAGAAGTACGGGCTCGTCATTACGAGCTATCCCTACGGCGCGCTCCTGTTCGATGAAATAAAGAGGAAGAACATCGCCACCATCATACTCTCGGACCACATCAATGGCGAGCTCATCGGCATCCTCGAGGGCTTCACCAATTCGTACTGCATGATAAAGCCGCTCGACTACCAGAAGTTCCGCGCCCTCGTGCAGCAGGCGATGAGCGGCGACTTCAGCAATGTCCAGGGAGGATACAACATTGTATAA